The nucleotide sequence TCCACTTTTGGAGGAACTTGATTGTAAACAATTCTATTAATGACTCCGTCTTCCTCTAATTCACGTAATTGTTGAGTTAACATCTTCTGTGTAATATCCGGCATAAGGCGCTTTAATTCACTTGTTCGTTTCTTGCCGTGTGTCAGATGACATAGAATGACACATTTCCACTTTCCTCCTATTACTTCTAGCGTCGCTTCTACTGAAATATTGTATTTCTTTTTCTTCATATATCTTTCCTCCTCATAT is from Bacillus sp. PK3_68 and encodes:
- a CDS encoding helix-turn-helix domain-containing protein, translating into MKKKKYNISVEATLEVIGGKWKCVILCHLTHGKKRTSELKRLMPDITQKMLTQQLRELEEDGVINRIVYNQVPPKVEYELSEYGWSLQGILNSLCTWGEKHIIKVYGDTSDVLEENVLNEHLK